TGCTAAATTCGCAATGAATCCCTGCTCCGGGCTGTAATATCATCTTCACATACAGACAGACACCTTCTTCATCGCAAGGCAAATTATGTCGATTTAAATCCGCCGTATGCTCCGCCAAAATATGTGCTGCCCCAAAACCGCGGTTAGCCCCTCGGTGTTCTCCGTACTTCACTACGATTATGCCAGGAGGAAATGTATGTTTATGGGGTTCATTCAGTAACGGGAACTGCCCAATTTCTTTGATTATTCGATTTCTCATCTCGTTAATCCTTTATTTCTAGATATCTTATGAAAAAGCCGAGTGAATTTCAAGCTTGTAGATATATTTATTTATATGCGTCTGAAATTCAGTGTACGGCTTGATTTTTATTGGCATTGTAAATGGATGGGCAATTTACCTATTAATTATTGACCTAGTTAATTAACCTATGTACAATACAAATTATTGACCAAGCGGATGGGATGGCCAACAACCTATACTTAATTTAGCTAAGGTGGTTTTATGAAGGTAAACTATAGAAATGATGAAAATTGTAAAGAATCAATAGAAGGGTTGTTAAATGGTTGTTGACCTTAATAAGGTGCTTACAGAGATGAATCCGCCGCCGATGTTTGTAGATATAAGAAAGCTACTCCGGTTGCAGTATAACCGCTCGATAGACAGTGAAGTATTGAAAATATACTCAGGTAAGGTTGATGCTGATATGCAGGATTGGTTAGCGAGGAAGGCGGCATACTGCTTACTAAAAGGAGATGGAGATAATGCATACGCTTGGATAGAATTTATTTTGGCATTGGATATAGATAATACAAAAATTATTGTGGATTACATTAACGGTAATCAGGATTTATCATAGACTGGAGGTATCATGGAAGAAAAAGAAAATCTGAAAGGGTTGTTATCTAAAACCTATGAATTAAGGGATGGGTTAAAGAAAGATTATAGATTTGCTTTATTAATGGAGGCTATATCTATATTGTCGCTTATTTTAGGAGTTATGAAGTTAAATAATGATGTATGGGTCTCGCCATTTGTTTTAGTTCTTCTTGGGACTAGCCTAATTTTTGGGTATATGATTGTGAGAGGTTTCTTTTTACTAAGAAGAACAATGGCTGTTATCATTGCGTTGGAATATGAAATTAAACAGAAGAGTAAAAATGAAAAAATGTAATGAATAAAAAAGCCAAAATCGCCCGCATTTATTGTCGGGTATCCACTGTGCATCAAGATTTGACCCGGCAGATGGCGTTAGTCGAATGGGCAGAGCAGCGCGGCTATTATGTAGCCAAGGTATATGCAGAAAAAGCCAGCGGTCGCACAGCTAACCGTGAAAAGCTGGCCGAAATGATAGACGACCTGAAACAAGGGGAAGTGGTCATTGTAGAAAATATCGACCGTCTAACCCGTCTGCCTATCAAGGAGGCGGAAAAGCTGATCGGCCGAATTAAAGCTAAAGGCGCACGGCTGGCCATGCCCGGCGTGGTGGATTTAGATGATTTGTATCCGGCCGACAGTATGGCCGGTATCGTGATGGATACCGTACAAGACCTGTTGCTGAAGATCGCCATGAAATCGGCCAGCGATGATTACGAACTGCGCCGAGAGAGGCAGGCTGCCGGATTCGCTCGAGCTCGGGCAGAGGGGCGCAGCGTGGGTGGGCGCAGAATAGACCAGAAGCGTATCGATGCCGTAGCCTTTTGGCGTCAAAAAGGTTTGTCAATCGCGGAAACCGCCAAAGCATTGAGTTGTTCGCCAGGCACAGTTAAGCGAATCTGGCGGAAGATACAGGCTGGTGAATATAGGGTTTCCGGCAATAAGCTGCCCGAAAAATAGGCAGAGCCGGTGCGCTAGCATAAATTCAAGTGTTTATGCCGATCTGGCAGCCGTTGTTCATGGGGTTATGAACAGGGTTTGTGGAAAACTTGCCGGAGCAGTCTTTAACGAAGAAAGGAAATATCATGGGACATACTGAAAAAAGAAGTGTTACTGACGTTTATGGTGAATTGGTAAGGGATATGGAACGAAATGCGGCTGATCCAGAAAGTCGATTTTTTAATGGGGTTAGGGCAGTAATCATTGGTGATAGGATTAAACGTGGTGAAGAGGTAACAGAAGAGGATAGAAAGCTCTGGGAGCAAAAGGTCGTTGCATCTTTGACAACAAAAAGAGATAACTAACTTATTAGGAACTGACTATGAATACAATTAAACCTACTGGTCGTGATGATACCATTAAGATGATAAAAGAAGCTTGTGAGAAAAACCGTCGGATGATGGAAGACAAGGAGTACTGCAAGAAAATAGAGGCTGAGTTGCATTACACTGTGGATTCTCCAGCAGTACAAAAGTTGCGTGAAGAGTTAAAAGTATTGAGAGGTCAGAGAGAACAACAGGAGGTGGCTGCCGATGGTGGCGCTTAACTCCGAAATTAAAGAAAGAGATTTTTCAAATTCACCAGAACTGGCAGAAGTTCAAAGAGAAGCTATTGACCAGGCTAGCCGTTATACTGGTGAAATGCTTGAAAGATACAATCAGCATCCAGATACTTCCGATGGTCGCTATATTTGTGCGGACACCTTTAAAGAACTTTTTGCAGTATTTGAGAATAAAGATGATCGAGCCAAGGTCAACAATGCAATTCATAACTCGGCTGCCGTTTTATCCGCCACACAGTTTGATGAAATATTGAAACGGGAAGAACCAGACAAGAGTCAAGCTATTTTTGTTACGGGGATTCCTGGGTCGGGTAAGACTACAACAGTAAAAAATATGATGATGCGGGAGAATACAAAGTTACTCTTTGAAGGACAGCTTGCACGGCCGCAACCTGCTTTCCATAAGATTGAGCAATGCTTGGGAAAAGGGTTGGAGGTTACTGTTGTGGCAGTCAGTATGACAGCAGAACGGGCTTTAGATAATACGTATAGGCGATTTAATGAATACGGGAGGGGTGCAAGCATTGGCATCATGGCTGATATTCAAGCCAATTTACCCAATGGTCTTAGACAAATTCATGAAAGATTTGGCAATGCAGTCAAAATTGTTGGTATCAACCAAGATAAGAATAGCGAGTTTCTTGATAGGTTCGATGATGTTCTCAACATGCTTTCCTTGGGGTCTCAAGACCAGATATTAGGTAGGTTGGCTGGAAAGATTCAGAGTGACTTGGTAACCGGGAAGATTGATGTATCCTGTTTCAATCAAGCCAAAGGCAGCATGAATTTAGAAAGCATTTTTGCTGAGAAAGAGTACGTGCAACAGAGGGTAGTAGTTAATTCTAAAAGTGTTGTGTTGGAAGCTAAACTGGCAAGCGGTATTTGGACGAAACTCAAAATAATACCAGTACAAGGGATGAAGGGCGGTGTTTATCCGTTGGGAACGGCCAAACCGGCCGCAGCCGACCAATCTTATGAAGGCGAAATTGTCTATAAGGATAATGCGTCGATTTTCCAGCAAACCAAGCAAGGGTTGGTTCGGCATCAGAACACCGAGCAGCTGGCCGGTCAGGTACGGATAGGGCAGCACTATGCCATCGGCAACGGCCAAGCCAAGGCAGTCAGCCTGACAGCCAGCCGGTCGATGAAGCAGACACATGGTCGTCGGCTTCGATAGGCAGGGCGGGATATAATAAAACAGCATAAAGATGAAAGGAAGGGTGATGGCTGAATTAACTCACGAACAGAAACAGAAATTGTTGGCCGAATTTGAACGGCCCAAGGTGGTGAAATACAGCCCGGAAGAGATCCGGTCTGGGAAAGAAATCTATATTCAGGTGGTGGCCAGCTGTGCATTGGAGGGGCATGCCCCAGATGATTTTGGCAAAGTGGTAACGATGGAACGTATTCGTGGTGAATTAACTCCGGAAAAAGAGCTACAAATTTTATTACAGCAAGATCCGGTTGAGACAGAACGAATCCAAGCGAAAGTCGCACGTTTGCAAGAGTTGGGATTATCGTGGAAGGATTTATAGGATAAATCATGGGGCTTTCTAACGAAGAGCAAATGGAGTTCAACCGGGTTGTTACTAGTAATTTACAAATGGCAGTTGTCGAGTTAAGAGCAACCCAAGATTTTTCTTTCCATGGTTTGAAGCAACTTCATGATAAAACATTCTTTCCTAGCCCTAGTTTGCCGGAGAGAGTCCGGGTGGAAATGAATAATTTTTATCAAATGCGCCCGGCAAGGGAGGATTGGGGTGGGAAGTTGCGCTTTAATATCACTCCGTATCCGTATGAGACGTATTATTCGCCGTTGGAAAAAGCCGATTATCAACAGGTGGAACGGGTCATTGGGCTGGCGAAATATGCCAATACCAAAGACTTACCATTTGAGGAGAAAGTGCAACGGTTGGCTCAAGTTTATGCCGAGGTCGACTATCTGCATGCCTTTTGGGATGGCAACAGCCGGGTGAATCGGGCCTTTGTCCAAGAGTTGGCGGCCAGTTCCGGAGTTGAACTCGATTTCAGTAAAGTCAGTGAAAAGGAGATGTATATCGCCCGGGATAAATCTCTGGCCGAACTGAATCTAAGCCGGCGTCCCGAGCAGTTGAAAAACCTGACGCATATGAATCCCAACCCGTACGTTAGCTTGCAGGGATCGCTGGAGGAGTTGAATCAGTATTACCCCAAGATAGATTTGCCTTCGGTATTTCGGCAGATTGCGGTGGAGCGGGCAATTCGCCAAGAGCTCGATTACAGCCAGGTGCGGGCGGTGGTCAATTCATCTGGTGTTGTGCTGCAACAGAAAACCGGCGATGCCTGGCAGGATGTCGAGCGAATACCGGCAGAAGGGATGAAGGCCGGTATTTATCCATTGGGCACGGCCAAGTCGGCTATTGCCGGCCAATCCTATGAGGGTGAGGTGGTTTATCGGGACAACGCTTCGATTTTTCAAAAGACCAAGCAAGGGCTGATTCGGCATCAGAATACCGAGCAGTTGGCCGTCCAGGTAAGGGTAGGGCAGCGCTATAGCATCGGTAAGGGGCAAGCCAAGGCAGCCAGCCAGACCGTCAGTCGGTCGATGAAACAGACGCATAGTCGTTGGATTCGATAATAGATGTAGTATTGATTGCAACTGCAAAACTTTTGTTTTACAATTGCAGCCAATTTAAGAGGATATTTGTAATGCGTAGTGTAAATTTTAACATCCGTATGGATGAAAGCCTCAAGGAGCAGTCATTTCCGATTATTGAAAGTTATGGCCTGACTCCTGCTCAAGCAGTCAAGCTGTTTTTGCGGCAAATTGCTGATACCCGGACTATTCCGATTTCTTTCAGTCATAAAGCGGGACATATTCCAAATCACTTGACTGAACAAGCGATTAAGGAAGCTCGGCTTGAAGCGGTGAAGGCGAAGCAATATGGTTCGATTGACGAGGTAATTGGCGCAATACAAAAAGTTGCAGGGGAATAGCTTATGGATTAGATATTTAGTAAGCTGATTTTCTTGTAATATTTGTATTGCTTTTTATACCTTCAGTGAAAGGAAAAAATGAGCAATAACAATAACTGTTATCGAGAAATCAGTATGACTGGTCAATTTAAACGCGATGTGAAGAAGCATTGTTCTGAATTGATTTCAAAAGAAGGAATAGAGATATTAGGCAAATTAATTAGGGACTTGCCTCTGCCAGAAAAATATTCAGATCATAAATTAAGCCATAATTGGGCAGATTGTCGCGATTGCCACATAAGACCAGACTTAGTACTGATATATAGAAAAACGAAAGAAAACGTATTACAGCTCATCCGTTTAGGGACTCATTCCGAGTTGTTTAAATAGTATGAACATACCCTACGTAGATAAGTAAGATAGGAAAAGACCCAACACTATGTATTGTTGGGTCTTTTTCTTACTTTACTATTGGATTGCTCGATCGCCAAACCACCGAACTGGTGGTTCTCGGGTCAGTATAACGGGCAGTGGCAGTTCGCTCCCTGACCACTGTCGCCGGTTGTAGGCTCGGCCGTCTTTCTTGGCGTCTAACCGGTTCGTGTCGAATCGGCCGGTTGCGTTCGGCCGCGACCGCTTGGGTGGGAACGGTTGAATTGGGTAAGTTGGCCGTTTGGATGCCGTGCGCTTGAAACCAGTTGCGCCACATCTCGGCATGCCGGATCAATTTTTGCCGGTATCGGCTGTTGAATCGTGGGGTGTAGGAATGGTAATTGGCCACCCGGGTCCATAAGTCCCCCCGGTCGCGCACGATGTGCCGCTTGATGCGCCAAGCGGCCAAGAAGTAGGAATAGCAGCCCGGCCGAGCCGCATCTTGCGGCGTGATACCGTATTTGGCCAATGTGGCCAAATACGCGGTATTCAACTGCATGGCACCGACATCGTGGGTGCCGTTTTTGTTGCGTACCCACTGGCCAGGCCGGCCGTTTTCATTGCTTGCTACGGCCAACAGAATCAACGGATCCAGCTGGTATTGGGCGGCGGCCTGCACCGAACAAACCGCCCGTTCCTGCTGTACTGCCGGCGGCAAATCTATTGCCATTACCGATCAACCCAACGGCCGCCGTTGCGCTCATCCCCGACATAATGCACCCGCTCTCCGGTCGTCGTCCATCGGTGCTGATGGTAGGCTTGGCAATAGCTGGGTTTGGCGTTTCGGATATAAGGCACCTTGACGTCCTGCCAGCCACCATCTCTTTGTGTGCCGACCCAAACGCGTTTGGTGTAGGTGGCACGGTTGATCTGGTTCAGGGCAGCCGCATTGCAGCGGCCGGCGCCGTTGGCGATGGCGTCAATCAACTCAGGCATATTGTCCTCGTTACTGGAGGGACACAAGCGCAGGAAATCTTTCCTGGCGTTCAAGGTTTGGTGCAGCTTGCGGTGTCGGATAGAGAAATAGCGGTTCAGCGATGGGGCGCACTCCGTCGGCCGCTTGCCGGAGGACAGGCACAAGATCGCTTCACAAGCCAGTTTGGGGTCGCCGGTCAGTACGCTTTCAGCGGACGGCCGGTTGTTTTGCCGACCGTTGCGGTTACCGCCGGTTTGCCCGGTGTTAGCCGGTGCTGCCGTGCTGTTTTGTTGGTTGCCGTTGTTACGGTTATAACTGCGGCCGTCGGTGGCGGTACGACCGCTGGAAGCCGAGTTCAGGGCATCATTCAGGTTTTGGCCGAAACTGAGGCCGGTGCAGGCCAAGGCGGCCAGCATGATCGCAAGTTGGCGTGTTTTCATAGGTTCTCCCTAAGATTATTGCTGCTGTTGTTGCTGCGCCCGGTTGCGGGCGCTGACTTCTTTTAATGCTTGGCGTACTAAACCGACTCCGCCCAGCAGCATCAGTGCGGCATTGAGCATGGAGCCAACCACGCTTTTTGCCGAAAACCCGATGCCTTCATTACCGCTGCCGCCGGCCAGGCTGCCCACCATTGGCGGTACCTTGGTGCATAAAATCGCCAGCGTCAGGCCGACTAGCAACAATACCGTATAGTGGAATAGCATAAAGCCTTCCGTTTGACTCACCATGCTGGTAATGATGTTTTTACCAATTGCCATCATCAACATCATGGTCATCAGTTGCAACCCGATATTCAGCAGCTGTCGATAATAAGAGATAGCCATGTCGGAGGTCCAACGTCCGCCGCCGAAGCCCAGTACGAATAGTCCGGCAGTCATATATATCCAGGCAGCGATATACAAAAGGGCGTAGTTGATTGCAATGAGTACCAAAGCAAAGAAAGTCACCACCATCATCAGGATGGCGACAAACAATTCCGGATTGAGCCAAGAGGCTGCATTGGTAATATCTATTAGGTCGGGTATTTTGACTGCTCGGATCGAGTTGGCGGCCGCAGCACGGTTCCACATATCAAACAATGATTGTACGAAGCCGGCCGTTTTTTGTGTTTCACCGCCGGTACCGGCCTCAACCCCCAGTTGGTTGAACGAATTGATGATGGATTCGCTGATGGCAAAACCGTTTTGCAGCAGCCACCAGAAAAAGCCGATGAACAAAATCAGGCGGATGGTTTCGGCGAAGAAGGCGGCAATATCGTCTTTACGGAATACCAGATCAATGCCGGTATAAACCACGCTGATGGCGGCCAGTGACCAAAACAACCAGCTGGCGGCAGTAGTCAGGGCGGTTACCCATTTGCCGGTGCCATCCCGGAAGGTATCCATTATCTGATCCAATACGCTGGCATCCACTGGGTTGTTGCCGGGGTCAAGTTTTTCCGCATCCGAGGCGCTTTCCAGATCTCCGTCTTCGATTGGTTGGATAGGTGTGCCACGTCCCTTGGCCATCCTGTCGGCCATATCGCAGATCGAGGTTTTATTGATGTCGCGGAAACCGCCGCAACGGCCGGAATTCAGCATTTTTTGACAGTTGCCGACCCCCAGTTGCACACAGGCTAAAACCAGCTCTCCTGTTACCGGTCGGCCGTCAAAGGTTTTCATTTGCATCAATCGTCGCACCACGGGATTGCGCAACCCGTCCGTAGTCAATTTTGACCAGGCATTAAGCTGGGTTTGCAGACTGGCGAGTTTGTATTGCTCCGGCGACATATGGGCATAAGCGCGGATATTGCGGTGGTTCAATTGCAATACACCGAAGCAGCAGGAGCCGTTATAGAGGTGCAGATAGCCGCCACTTTCTACATTGATGGCTAGATTGGCCACGGCGTTGGCATTCTGTTTTAACCAAGGGCTGGCATAGGGTGAATTGCGAACAGCATCAACAATTTGTTGATGTGTGGCACGTTGCTGGGAAAAGTAGGTTACTTTTCCCATCGCTGTTGTCGTCGACAACAGGAACAACAGGCACAAACCGATCAGTCGACACCAGATTGCCGTTAGCCGTTGCATGATGGGCTTACCTTAGCTGAATAGAGCGGTCGCATTCGCGTGTATGGCGACCATACATGATGGTGCGGAAACGTATGGTTTTGCTGGCGGCATCGTAGGCGTATTCGGTATGGTGCCGGGCCAGATTACCTGGTTCGTCATCCAGATTCAGGTAGCAGTAATTGGGCAGGTCGCGCACCGTGGTGCGGCCGCTGGCTTTATGGCGTTGTACCACCCGCATTGTGCAGGTCGAGTAGGTAGGCTGAGCCCTTGTTGTGCCGTCGCCGTTGGGAGGAGCTAGGCAGGTGCCGCCGGGTATATCGCTATTATCCAGCATGGTGAAAATATAGTGGTTCTCGGTGGTATCGACTTCGGTCAGCAGCGCAAACGCCACATCACGCGGCCGCAGGCGGTTGCCCCACACTTCGCGCACGGTTTGCGCCTGTTGCGGGGTGCCGGTTTTTCGGTAGAAATTAAAGGTGATTTCCGGCATCTGTTTCCAAGCAGTCCGTCCCGGGGCATTTTGTGCCGCTGCCGGCAGTGTGCAGACAACCAATCCGGCTGTCAGTAGTAAGGCAAATGATTTCATCAGCTACTCCTTATCAGGGTTGGGGTAGCCAAGGAGCCAGGCGGTTACCACCCGTATTCCCCTTGGCGCCAAATCTATGCTTCCGGATCGTGATCCGGATTCCGTTCACGTTGTTGGCGGCGCTCCCGCTCTTCACGGATTTGGTTGGCCAGCTTCCCGCCGCGGGTTTGATTCATCAGGATCCGGCCGGCGGCGGTACTGATGGCTTGAATGGTACTCATGGCAATGGTTTTGCTGGCCCCTTCCGCCGCAGCGGTATCGTTTTGCCCGGCGGCGGCCCGGCCGCCGGCATCGCCGCCTTTTTGCCCGCCACTGTCGGCTTTGCCGCCGGAGGCTTCCGGCGAACTGATAGTGTTGCCGCCACTGGTGTTGCTGCCGGCAACGTTGGTGGCTTGGGCGGTCGCTGCGGTGTTGCGGTTGCCTTCTGCGATCAGCGGCTGGCCGTCTTGGCTGGCGCTGTTGTCGGCCGAACCGGAATCACTCAGGGCTTCCATCGCACTGCTCTTGTGGTGGCTGTCGCCGGTTTCGCTTTGCGTACCGCCGCCTTGGTTTTTACCACCTTGGCTGACACTGTCTTTTTTCAGTTCGCGTACGGCTTTGGCAAAACCGGCCAGTTCCAAGGCCGCGCCCGTCATGGCTGCCGTGGCCGCCATCACCGCGCCGCCACCGAAGGCACCGACCCCGTTGCTGCCGCTGCCGCCGGCAATCGAGCCGACCATTTGCGGGACTTTGTTGGATAAGATGAATAGGGTGATGGCCACCAGCAGCAGCACCACGAATTTGAAGAGTGCCATAGATTGGACGGCCTGACTGGCTTCTCCCATTACATTTTTAGCAATACCAATCATCAGGATCATGGTCATCAGTTGCAACCCGATATTCAGCAGCTGTTTGAAATAGGCCACCGCCATGTCCGAAGTCCAGCGCGAACCGCCGAAGCCCAATACGAATATGCCGGCGTACAAATACAGCCAGACCGAGATTTTGAGTAACAGGAAATTGATTGCGATCAGTGCGATGAATACTGTGGTCAAGACCAGCATAAGGATGCCGGCCAGTAGCTGAGCGCCGCTTAATTGGCTGGTACTTTTGACAGTATCTGCCCACAGTTTAAAGGCCAGCAACATCACGTCCGAAGGGGTGATGGGGCCGGTTTGCCCGGCCGATTCGCCTAATTGCACAAAAGAGTCGATGATGGCGGTACCGATGTCGATACCGTTTTGCAGCAGCCACAGAAAAAAACCGAAAAACAGGATAAAGCGTACCGTTTCAGCAAAGAAATCGGCAATATCGCCCTTGCGGAACACCATCTGGATTCCGGTCCAAGTGAGGCTGATGGCGCCCAAGGTAAAAAACAGCCAAGTGGCGCGTTGTACCAAGACATCGCTCCATTTTTGTGCTTTATTCTTGAATTCCCTTTCAATCATGGAGAATTTTTGGGCATCACTGTCTACCGGCATCGATTCTTCGGCGACAGTGTCATTTTTCGGCGGGTTAATTAGCACCGCTTCCCCGCCGACGGACACGATTCTGGGCTCGGAGGCAGCCGATGGCTGTTCGACGGTTTGCTGTTTTGGCTCGGATGCCGCTGTCGGTTGGGGGTCCCCCCAAGCGCCGGCGGCAAACAGCAGCAGTCCCAGCAATAGTAGACAAAATGGCAACCAGCGTTGTATCCGGTGCGTCCAGGTTAGTGATGTCGAGACAGGCAGCGTGGCGGTAGCCATCACGAACTCCTTAATTCATGCAACATATTGATGACTAATGGCTCCAGAACAGTTTGGAAGAGGCTGCTTCCCGCGCCTGTTGGTCGATGAGCGCTTGTCGTGCGACAGCTTGGGCCTGCATATTCATCAACATCACTTGGCGCAGTTGCATGGTCTGATGTATTTGGGCGCTACGGAGTTGGTTGCCGTACTGGATCGCTTCCATCTGGCCTTTGGCCGATTGCGAAGCGCGTTGCAGCCGTTCCAAGGTCACCAGATCCTGTTGGATCGCGGTCAGTTGCTGGTCGATACCCAGCAGCAGGCTGTCGTTGGTCATTTTTTGCAGGGTGGAGATTTGGTCGCGGTTACGTTCCAGTTGTGCCCGTTCCGCTGCCGTGCAGCCGCGCAGGCGATAACAAGGCGAGCCCTTATAATATTCGGAAGACTGATAGCGGTTCAGTAGCTCGCGGATCTCCCCCAATTGTTGCCGTTTGGCTCGTAACTCCGCCATCGTTTGATTCAACCCGTCAATGGTTTGGCGGGTGCGGTCCCAAATATAGGCTGCCGGTGCCGCGGTATTGCGCAATTGGTTTTCGTACTGCTTCAGTTGCAGCCGGTATTGCTCGATCTGTTTTAACAGGGACTG
This Eikenella exigua DNA region includes the following protein-coding sequences:
- a CDS encoding recombinase family protein; the protein is MNKKAKIARIYCRVSTVHQDLTRQMALVEWAEQRGYYVAKVYAEKASGRTANREKLAEMIDDLKQGEVVIVENIDRLTRLPIKEAEKLIGRIKAKGARLAMPGVVDLDDLYPADSMAGIVMDTVQDLLLKIAMKSASDDYELRRERQAAGFARARAEGRSVGGRRIDQKRIDAVAFWRQKGLSIAETAKALSCSPGTVKRIWRKIQAGEYRVSGNKLPEK
- a CDS encoding zeta toxin family protein — its product is MVALNSEIKERDFSNSPELAEVQREAIDQASRYTGEMLERYNQHPDTSDGRYICADTFKELFAVFENKDDRAKVNNAIHNSAAVLSATQFDEILKREEPDKSQAIFVTGIPGSGKTTTVKNMMMRENTKLLFEGQLARPQPAFHKIEQCLGKGLEVTVVAVSMTAERALDNTYRRFNEYGRGASIGIMADIQANLPNGLRQIHERFGNAVKIVGINQDKNSEFLDRFDDVLNMLSLGSQDQILGRLAGKIQSDLVTGKIDVSCFNQAKGSMNLESIFAEKEYVQQRVVVNSKSVVLEAKLASGIWTKLKIIPVQGMKGGVYPLGTAKPAAADQSYEGEIVYKDNASIFQQTKQGLVRHQNTEQLAGQVRIGQHYAIGNGQAKAVSLTASRSMKQTHGRRLR
- a CDS encoding antitoxin VbhA family protein yields the protein MAELTHEQKQKLLAEFERPKVVKYSPEEIRSGKEIYIQVVASCALEGHAPDDFGKVVTMERIRGELTPEKELQILLQQDPVETERIQAKVARLQELGLSWKDL
- a CDS encoding Fic family protein yields the protein MGLSNEEQMEFNRVVTSNLQMAVVELRATQDFSFHGLKQLHDKTFFPSPSLPERVRVEMNNFYQMRPAREDWGGKLRFNITPYPYETYYSPLEKADYQQVERVIGLAKYANTKDLPFEEKVQRLAQVYAEVDYLHAFWDGNSRVNRAFVQELAASSGVELDFSKVSEKEMYIARDKSLAELNLSRRPEQLKNLTHMNPNPYVSLQGSLEELNQYYPKIDLPSVFRQIAVERAIRQELDYSQVRAVVNSSGVVLQQKTGDAWQDVERIPAEGMKAGIYPLGTAKSAIAGQSYEGEVVYRDNASIFQKTKQGLIRHQNTEQLAVQVRVGQRYSIGKGQAKAASQTVSRSMKQTHSRWIR
- a CDS encoding type II toxin-antitoxin system RelB/DinJ family antitoxin, with the translated sequence MRSVNFNIRMDESLKEQSFPIIESYGLTPAQAVKLFLRQIADTRTIPISFSHKAGHIPNHLTEQAIKEARLEAVKAKQYGSIDEVIGAIQKVAGE
- a CDS encoding type II toxin-antitoxin system YafQ family toxin, yielding MSNNNNCYREISMTGQFKRDVKKHCSELISKEGIEILGKLIRDLPLPEKYSDHKLSHNWADCRDCHIRPDLVLIYRKTKENVLQLIRLGTHSELFK
- a CDS encoding conjugal transfer protein TrbN, with product MAIDLPPAVQQERAVCSVQAAAQYQLDPLILLAVASNENGRPGQWVRNKNGTHDVGAMQLNTAYLATLAKYGITPQDAARPGCYSYFLAAWRIKRHIVRDRGDLWTRVANYHSYTPRFNSRYRQKLIRHAEMWRNWFQAHGIQTANLPNSTVPTQAVAAERNRPIRHEPVRRQERRPSLQPATVVRERTATARYTDPRTTSSVVWRSSNPIVK
- a CDS encoding TrbM/KikA/MpfK family conjugal transfer protein — protein: MKTRQLAIMLAALACTGLSFGQNLNDALNSASSGRTATDGRSYNRNNGNQQNSTAAPANTGQTGGNRNGRQNNRPSAESVLTGDPKLACEAILCLSSGKRPTECAPSLNRYFSIRHRKLHQTLNARKDFLRLCPSSNEDNMPELIDAIANGAGRCNAAALNQINRATYTKRVWVGTQRDGGWQDVKVPYIRNAKPSYCQAYHQHRWTTTGERVHYVGDERNGGRWVDR
- the trbL gene encoding P-type conjugative transfer protein TrbL, which encodes MQRLTAIWCRLIGLCLLFLLSTTTAMGKVTYFSQQRATHQQIVDAVRNSPYASPWLKQNANAVANLAINVESGGYLHLYNGSCCFGVLQLNHRNIRAYAHMSPEQYKLASLQTQLNAWSKLTTDGLRNPVVRRLMQMKTFDGRPVTGELVLACVQLGVGNCQKMLNSGRCGGFRDINKTSICDMADRMAKGRGTPIQPIEDGDLESASDAEKLDPGNNPVDASVLDQIMDTFRDGTGKWVTALTTAASWLFWSLAAISVVYTGIDLVFRKDDIAAFFAETIRLILFIGFFWWLLQNGFAISESIINSFNQLGVEAGTGGETQKTAGFVQSLFDMWNRAAAANSIRAVKIPDLIDITNAASWLNPELFVAILMMVVTFFALVLIAINYALLYIAAWIYMTAGLFVLGFGGGRWTSDMAISYYRQLLNIGLQLMTMMLMMAIGKNIITSMVSQTEGFMLFHYTVLLLVGLTLAILCTKVPPMVGSLAGGSGNEGIGFSAKSVVGSMLNAALMLLGGVGLVRQALKEVSARNRAQQQQQQ
- the trbL gene encoding P-type conjugative transfer protein TrbL, which gives rise to MATATLPVSTSLTWTHRIQRWLPFCLLLLGLLLFAAGAWGDPQPTAASEPKQQTVEQPSAASEPRIVSVGGEAVLINPPKNDTVAEESMPVDSDAQKFSMIEREFKNKAQKWSDVLVQRATWLFFTLGAISLTWTGIQMVFRKGDIADFFAETVRFILFFGFFLWLLQNGIDIGTAIIDSFVQLGESAGQTGPITPSDVMLLAFKLWADTVKSTSQLSGAQLLAGILMLVLTTVFIALIAINFLLLKISVWLYLYAGIFVLGFGGSRWTSDMAVAYFKQLLNIGLQLMTMILMIGIAKNVMGEASQAVQSMALFKFVVLLLVAITLFILSNKVPQMVGSIAGGSGSNGVGAFGGGAVMAATAAMTGAALELAGFAKAVRELKKDSVSQGGKNQGGGTQSETGDSHHKSSAMEALSDSGSADNSASQDGQPLIAEGNRNTAATAQATNVAGSNTSGGNTISSPEASGGKADSGGQKGGDAGGRAAAGQNDTAAAEGASKTIAMSTIQAISTAAGRILMNQTRGGKLANQIREERERRQQRERNPDHDPEA
- the trbJ gene encoding P-type conjugative transfer protein TrbJ, whose translation is MKLSKLSAVAITIAALGLSALPAQAGGIPTFDGANVTQSTISALQDVQSLLKQIEQYRLQLKQYENQLRNTAAPAAYIWDRTRQTIDGLNQTMAELRAKRQQLGEIRELLNRYQSSEYYKGSPCYRLRGCTAAERAQLERNRDQISTLQKMTNDSLLLGIDQQLTAIQQDLVTLERLQRASQSAKGQMEAIQYGNQLRSAQIHQTMQLRQVMLMNMQAQAVARQALIDQQAREAASSKLFWSH